A genomic window from Lycium barbarum isolate Lr01 chromosome 4, ASM1917538v2, whole genome shotgun sequence includes:
- the LOC132635975 gene encoding trihelix transcription factor DF1-like, whose product MQSNYEMAGIHHQRNQPPAQVEEQQQQQQRFLMENASTSSPFFPINSSYHFPHQQPHPLLQQIHHIPFTQQFFQYQQHPHYRSMLDHQQHHEIRLDPSAEVENNDFFPLSFKLGMEGDSVSKASSGYGEEGEIRQEDALIRGSEGYCTQPRQTSLAVSHCWQNQEDSAIKQPFWKPLNTEFSNGNNNSSESEKNKQEEDQEMYPPEEIQHHQQIIKNLEENKCRVLFGELEAIYATNADNTNATTNVHRIASESVLTAEDLPTNHNVCIPVAFNDSNQASGATTAMATTIAGSESASVGEREAELEVEATRGEVNKRKRRKKAKEGTTSTSMTRFFESLVKKLADHQEDLQRKFMEAIERLDEERKEREETWREREWARLEKEAAARAHERTLASSREAVLVSYLEKLTGQKINFDQPIKNEDKSCLSLAKLNNKRWPQVEVDALVQIRTNLESKFQEAGPKGLLWEEISYSMASMGFQRSARRCKEKWENMHKCTVKRTTEITREQFHDGNSSTATADFVNQGNDTVDHLATVNLPEGNGEKDKHGNGEYKNGSGKEAVEELKEE is encoded by the exons ATGCAATCAAATTATGAGATGGCTGGGATCCATCATCAGAGAAACCAACCGCCAGCACAAGTGGaagagcagcaacaacaacaacaaagattcTTGATGGAAAATGCCTCAACTTCTTCACCATTTTTCCCAATAAACTCAAGTTATCACTTCCCTCATCAACAGCCACATCCACTTCTCCAACAAATTCACCATATACCCTTTACTCAACAGTTTTTTCAGTATCAGCAACACCCCCATTACAGATCCATGTTAGACCATCAACAACATCACGAAATAAGGCTAGACCCCAGTGCGGAAGTCGAAAATAATGATTTTTTTCCTTTAAGTTTCAAGTTGGGTATGGAAGGTGATAGTGTTAGCAAAGCATCTAGTGGTTATGGGGAAGAAGGAGAAATTAGACAAGAAGATGCTTTGATTCGTGGGAGTGAGGGATACTGTACACAGCCTCGACAAACTTCTCTAGCTGTGTCTCATTGTTGGCAAAACCAAGAAGATTCTGCAATTAAACAACCTTTCTG GAAGCCCCTTAATACGGAATTTTCAAATGGGAATAACAACAGCAGTGAAAGTGAGAAGAACAAACAAGAAGAGGATCAAGAAATGTATCCACCTGAAGAAATCCAGCACCATCAGCAAATTATCAAGAACTTAGAAGAAAATAAATGTAGAGTATTATTTGGAGAGTTAGAAGCCATTTATGCTACAAATGCTGACAACACTAACGCTACTACTAATGTTCATCGAATTGCATCTGAATCTGTTCTCACTGCTGAAGATTTGCCAACGAATCACAATGTCTGTATTCCTGTGGCTTTCAATGATTCTAATCAAGCCAGTGGTGCCACCACAGCCATGGCCACAACTATTGCTGGATCAGAAAGTGCATCCGTTGGAGAAAGAGAAGCAGAACTTGAAGTAGAAGCGACAAGGGGCGAAGTTAATAAAAGGAAGAGAAGGAAGAAAGCAAAAGAAGGAACAACAAGCACTTCAATGACAAGATTTTTCGAGTCCTTAGTGAAGAAACTCGCGGACCACCAAGAGGATCTACAAAGGAAGTTCATGGAAGCGATTGAGAGATTGGatgaagaaagaaaagaaagagaagaaacGTGGAGGGAGCGAGAATGGGCAAGGCTCGAAAAAGAAGCAGCTGCTAGAGCACATGAAAGAACCTTGGCTTCAAGTAGAGAAGCTGTTCTTGTTTCTTACTTGGAAAAACTCACTGGTCAAAAGATCAATTTTGATCAACCAATCAAGAATGAAGACAAAAGTTGTTTGAGCTTGGCAAAGTTGAATAATAAGAGATGGCCTCAAGTTGAAGTTGATGCTTTAGTTCAGATTAGAACTAACTTGGAATCTAAGTTTCAAGAGGCTGGTCCGAAAGGGCTACTTTGGGAAGAGATAAGTTACTCAATGGCCTCAATGGGATTTCAAAGAAGTGCTAGAAGATGCAAAGAGAAGTGGGAGAATATGCATAAGTGTACTGTCAAGAGAACAACAGAAATCACGAGGGAACAGTTCCATGATGGAAATAGTAGTACTGCAACTGCTGACTTTGTAAATCAAGGAAATGATACTGTTGATCATTTGGCTACTGTCAATCTACCTGAGGGGAATGGTGAAAAAGATAAACATGGAAATGGAGAGTACAAaaatggaagtgggaaagaagCTGTGGAAGAACTAAAAGAAGAATAA